Proteins encoded by one window of Lathyrus oleraceus cultivar Zhongwan6 chromosome 1, CAAS_Psat_ZW6_1.0, whole genome shotgun sequence:
- the LOC127133187 gene encoding glutamate decarboxylase — MVISSTVKHPDEHNESIDCTFASRYVREAVPKFKLAESSIPKDAAYQIINDELMLDGKPRLNLASFVTTWMEPECDKLIMDSLNKNYVDMDEYPVTTELQNRCVNIIAHLFNAPIGKEETAVGVGTVGSSEAIMLAGLAFKRKWQTKRKSEGKPYDKPNIVTGANVQVCWEKFAKYFEVELKEVKLSEGYYVMDPLKAVEMVDENTICVAAILGSTLTGEFEDVKLLNELLTVKNKETGWDTPIHVDAASGGFVAPFLYPDLLWDFRLPLVKSINVSGHKYGLVYPGIGWVVWRNQDDLPDDLVFHINYLGSDQPTFTLNFSKGSSQIIAQYYQFIRLGFEGYKSVMENCLANTRILKEGIEKTGKFKIVSKDVGVPLVAFSLKDSSRHTVFEIADHLRKYGWIVPAYTMPADAQHIAVLRVVIREDFSRSLAERLVSDICKVVALLETIPSTISSKSAHVAVIASETSEEVKKDITETQTEIASYWKKLATGKRVGTC, encoded by the exons ATGGTTATCTCATCAACTGTCAAACATCCAGATGAACATAATGAAAGCATAGACTGTACTTTTGCTTCTAGATACGTGCGTGAAGCAGTTCCAAA GTTCAAGCTGGCAGAGAGTTCTATACCAAAAGATGCAGCATATCAGATAATAAACGATGAGTTGATGTTAGATGGGAAACCAAGGCTTAACTTGGCTTCATTTGTCACTACTTGGATGGAACCTGAGTGTGATAAACTCATCATGGATTCACTTAACAAGAACTATGTTGATATGGATGAGTATCCTGTCACCACTGAGCTTCAG AATAGGTGTGTGAATATAATAGCACATCTATTCAATGCTCCTATTGGTAAAGAGGAAACAGCAGTAGGTGTTGGGACTGTAGGATCATCAGAAGCAATAATGTTAGCTGGTTTAGCTTTTAAAAGGAAATGGCAGACAAAGAGAAAATCAGAAGGCAAACCTTACGATAAGCCCAACATCGTTACCGGGGCTAATGTGCAG GTTTGTTGGGAAAAATTTGCCAAGTACTTTGAGGTTGAACTAAAGGAAGTGAAACTCTCGGAAGGATACTATGTGATGGATCCATTGAAAGCAGTTGAAATGGTAGATGAGAACACTATCTGTGTTGCAGCCATTTTGGGTTCAACGCTGACCGGAGAGTTTGAGGATGTGAAGCTTCTTAACGAACTTCTTACTGTAAAGAACAAAGAGACGGGATGGGATACGCCGATTCATGTAGATGCTGCGAGCGGTGGTTTTGTTGCTCCGTTTCTCTACCCTGATCTGCTATGGGATTTTCGCTTGCCATTGGTGAAAAGTATCAATGTTAGCGGTCACAAGTACGGTCTTGTTTATCCCGGTATTGGTTGGGTTGTCTGGAGGAATCAAGATGACTTGCCGGATGATCTTGTTTTTCATATCAATTATCTTGGATCTGATCAGCCAACTTTCACATTGAATTTCTCCAAAG GATCGAGTCAAATCATTGCTCAATACTACCAATTCATACGACTTGGATTCGAG GGCTACAAAAGTGTGATGGAAAATTGCTTGGCGAACACGAGAATTCTGAAAGAAGGAATTGAGAAAACTGGAAAGTTTAAGATTGTGTCCAAGGACGTCGGCGTGCCACTTGTAGCGTTCTCGTTGAAAGACAGTAGCCGGCACACGGTATTCGAGATAGCAGACCATTTGAGAAAATACGGGTGGATAGTTCCGGCCTACACAATGCCTGCGGACGCGCAACACATTGCAGTCCTGCGAGTGGTGATCAGGGAGGATTTTAGCCGCAGCTTGGCTGAGAGACTTGTTTCTGATATTTGCAAAGTTGTGGCTCTCTTGGAGACAATTCCAAGTACCATCTCCTCGAAAAGTGCTCATGTCGCGGTTATCGCGAGTGAGACAAGCGAGGAGGTTAAGAAAGATATTACAGAGACTCAAACTGAGATTGCAAGTTATTGGAAGAAGCTTGCTACAGGAAAGAGAGTTGGAACATGCTAG
- the LOC127133203 gene encoding pentatricopeptide repeat-containing protein At1g73400, mitochondrial, with product MPSIPKRQIIFIGMFNSYINSLKSHSFSSLAHHHHHHHHQHHHYHHHSYLFRNKALPLIVSALQSSMFSVFKYSTRCQLQLSDAHYVQLIQSSLPVNSFVSFHLSNRHYCSETVTMNQDSVCGVSDDVVEVNGVVESNGFESDIDKVHTTVMDNLIGFHNMEKALEKLGIPLSTPLVTGVLHRLRYDEKIAFRFFTWAGHQDNYSHEPCAYNDMMDILSSTKYKVKQFRIVCDVLDYMKRNNKSTVPAEVLMNILRKYTERYLTHVQKFAKKKRIRVKTQPEINAFNFLLDALCKCCLVEEAEGFYKRMRKMINPNGDTYNILVFGWCRVRNPTRGMKVLEEMIQLGHKPDNFTYNTALDTYCKAGMITDAVELFEFMRTKGSIISSPTAKSYSILIVALVQNDRMEECLKIMGHMISSGCLPDVTTYKDIIEGMCLCGKIDEAYKFLEGMGNKGYRPDIVTYNCFLKVLCDNKNSEEALKLYGRMVDLNCVPSVQTYNMLISMFFRMDDPDGAFETWHEMEKRGCRPDTDTYCVTIEGLFNFNKAEDACILLEEVINKGMKIPYRKFDSLLMQLSAIGDLKAIHKLSDHMRKFYNNPMARRYALSQKRKSMGLRGKS from the coding sequence ATGCCTTCAATTCCTAAACGCCAAATTATCTTCATCGGCATGTTTAATAGTTACATAAACTCTCTCAAAAGTCATTCCTTTTCATCACTCGCCCATCACCATCACCATCACCATCACCAgcatcatcattatcatcatcacTCTTATCTATTCAGAAACAAAGCTTTGCCTCTAATTGTATCTGCACTTCAATCATCAATGTTTTCTGTATTTAAATACTCTACTCGTTGCCAGTTACAACTATCAGATGCTCATTATGTTCAACTGATTCAATCTTCATTGCCAGTGAACTCTTTTGTCTCATTTCATTTATCCAATCGCCATTATTGTTCAGAAACCGTTACCATGAACCAAGATTCTGTTTGTGGTGTGAGTGATGATGTTGTGGAGGTAAATGGTGTTGTGGAGAGTAATGGTTTTGAGAGTGATATTGATAAGGTGCATACCACTGTAATGGATAATTTAATTGGTTTTCACAATATGGAGAAAGCTCTTGAAAAATTAGGCATCCCATTGTCCACACCATTGGTTACTGGTGTATTGCATAGGCTTCGATACGATGAAAAGATTGCATTTCGGTTTTTTACATGGGCTGGTCATCAAGATAATTATTCTCATGAGCCTTGTGCGTATAATGATATGATGGATATTTTGTCTAGCACAAAGTATAAAGTAAAACAGTTTCGGATTGTTTGTGATGTCTTGGATTATATGAAGAGGAACAACAAGAGTACGGTTCCGGCAGAAGTTCTGATGAATATTTTGAGGAAATATACTGAGAGGTATTTGACTCATGTACAGAAGTTTGCGAAGAAGAAGAGGATAAGAGTGAAGACGCAACCGGAAATAAATGCGTTCAACTTTCTGTTGGATGCTTTGTGCAAGTGTTGCTTGGTTGAGGAAGCTGAAGGGTTCTATAAGAGAATGAGAAAAATGATCAATCCTAATGGGGATACGTATAATATTTTGGTTTTCGGATGGTGCAGGGTTAGAAACCCGACTAGAGGGATGAAAGTGTTGGAAGAAATGATTCAGTTGGGTCACAAGCCTGACAATTTCACGTATAATACTGCCCTTGATACTTACTGCAAAGCTGGGATGATAACAGACGCGGTAGAGCTTTTTGAATTCATGAGGACAAAAGGTTCAATCATATCTTCTCCCACTGCCAAGAGTTATTCAATTCTAATTGTGGCTCTCGTCCAAAACGATAGAATGGAGGAATGTCTTAAAATCATGGGGCATATGATTAGCAGTGGTTGTCTTCCTGATGTCACGACATACAAGGATATAATCGAAGGTATGTGTTTGTGTGGTAAAATAGACGAAGCTTACAAGTTCTTGGAAGGGATGGGAAACAAAGGTTACCGGCCTGATATTGTTACTTATAATTGTTTCCTCAAGGTTCTCTGCGACAATAAGAATTCTGAGGAAGCCCTCAAACTATACGGGAGAATGGTTGATTTGAATTGTGTTCCTAGTGTCCAAACTTACAATATGCTGATTTCGATGTTTTTTAGGATGGATGATCCTGACGGGGCATTTGAGACTTGGCATGAAATGGAGAAGAGAGGTTGTAGACCAGACACAGATACATACTGTGTCACGATTGAGGGTTTATTTAACTTCAATAAAGCAGAAGATGCTTGTATTCTTTTGGAAGAAGTGATAAACAAGGGAATGAAAATTCCTTATAGAAAGTTTGATTCCTTGTTGATGCAACTTTCGGCTATTGGTGATCTCAAGGCTATCCATAAGCTCTCGGATCATATGAGGAAATTCTATAATAATCCTATGGCAAGACGCTATGCTCTAAGCCAGAAGCGTAAGAGCATGGGTTTGAGAGGGAAATCGTAG
- the LOC127133219 gene encoding DNA polymerase epsilon subunit B yields the protein MNAPTKKKIQKKCKIRGYNIKPEALDEILSFVIRFELTEQDEAIELVLEQLEHESIKSTVIDVEPVQRVVNLLLEADAKEEETFEAFASSSSAIAVIDVFDVPRYKYDAIRRNFYRCPESLPLKGDAAAKSALYRDRFLLLSQRLSRDQNFSKPAFESERSQFRSREISPIQSLVGQKGRKWVMGVISQLEDGHFYLEDLTASVKISLSDAKITTGFFLENTIVVAEGEMVSAEGIFQIYSCGFPPLEDRDKSLQVLAGHDFFGGGTFTREEAIRQEEMEKRAVNDMFVILSDIFVDQEEAMGKLEIVLDAFESEEVVPSLFVFMGDFCSEPYTQASGSFSILRLQFGRLGKIIAARSRLKENSRFLFIPGPGDIGPSTVLPRCRLPKCLTEELQKYIPDAIFSSNPCRVKFYTQEIVFFRQDQLYSMSRSSLVPPSVTETTDPFQHYVATITHQSHLCPLPLTKQPIIWNYDHGLDLYPTPHTIVLGERSPQKAFKYTGTTCFNTGSFSRDSTFVVYRPCSQEVELSSL from the exons ATGAATGCTCCGACGAAGAAAAAGATTCAGAAGAAGTGCAAAATCAGAGGCTATAATATCAAACCCGAAGCCCTAGACGAGATCCTCTCATTCGTTATTCGATTCGAACTCACCGAACAAGACGAAGCCATCGAGCTCGTCCTCGAACAGCTTGAACACGAATCCA TCAAATCTACAGTAATCGACGTGGAGCCAGTTCAACGAGTAGTGAACTTGCTATTGGAAGCCGACGCGAAGGAGGAAGAAACTTTTGAAGCCTTCGCTTCCTCTTCTTCCGCTATTGCCGTCATTGACGTGTTCGATGTTCCCAGATATAAATATGACGCTATCAGAAGGAATTTCTACCG GTGCCCAGAAAGCTTACCTCTTAAGGGAGACGCAGCAGCCAAATCTGCATTGTACAGGGATAGATTTCTGTTGTTGTCCCAGAGGCTCTCTCGTGACCAAAATTTTTCGAAACCTGCTTTTGAGTCTGAACGTTCCCAATTCAGGAGTCGTGAG ATATCTCCTATTCAATCTCTAGTTGGGCAAAAAGGTAGAAAATGGGTAATGGGAGTAATATCTCAGCTGGAGGATGGGCATTTTTATTTGGAAGACCTTACCGCTTCAGTTAAAATCAGTTTATCTGATGCT AAGATTACTACAGGATTCTTTTTAGAGAACACCATAGTTGTGGCTGAAGGCGAGATGGTATCTGCTGAGGGTATTTTTCAG ATTTATTCATGTGGATTTCCTCCATTAGAGGATAGAGATAAATCACTTCAAGTGCTAGCAGGCCATGACTTTTTTGGTGGTGGTACTTTTACAAGAGAAGAAGCA ATCAGACAGGAAGAGATGGAGAAAAGAGCAGTCAATGACATGTTTGTCATACTATCTGATATTTTTGTAGACCAAGAAGAG GCTATGGGAAAGCTAGAGATTGTTCTTGATGCTTTTGAGAGCGAGGAAGTCGTTCCTTCCTTATTTGTTTTCATGGGAGACTTCTGTTCTGAGCCATATACACAAGCATCAGGCTCTTTCTCGATCCTGAG GTTGCAGTTTGGCAGGCTAGGGAAAATTATTGCAGCCCGTTCAAGGTTAAAAGAGAACAGCCGATTTCTTTTTATTCCAGGTCCTGGTGATATAG GTCCTTCAACAGTTCTTCCTAGGTGTAGATTACCTAAATGTTTAACTGAGGAGCTCCAAAAGTATATTCCCGATGCCATATTTTCAAGCAATCCATGCAG GGTAAAATTCTATACACAAGAAATTGTATTTTTCCGCCAGGATCAGCTGTATAGCATGAGTCGTTCTTCTCTAGTGCCACCTTCTGTGACAGAAACTACTGATCCTTTTCAGCAT TATGTTGCCACCATAACCCACCAGAGTCATCTCTGTCCACTGCCTCTAACTAAACAGCCCATCATATGGAATTATGACCATGGCCTTGATTTATATCCAACTCCGCACACG ATAGTCTTAGGAGAGAGAAGTCCACAGAAGGCTTTTAAATACACAGGAACCACTTGTTTTAATACCGGATCCTTCTCGAGGGATAGTACGTTTGTAGTGTACCGTCCTTGTTCTCAGGAAGTTGAATTGTCATCCTTGTGA